In the genome of Anabrus simplex isolate iqAnaSimp1 chromosome 6, ASM4041472v1, whole genome shotgun sequence, one region contains:
- the LOC137501206 gene encoding uncharacterized protein, with translation MFAEIFVRMCRISEAYFNPLLDTDLFHMLPSSSVLAQVAQVSLHVYNVRNVAENEREEQQAVATEQLSRQPSIDKGTPGRRSSPQYRKRHWTTFTEAVEESFTSQHEPSDLNNFAIGSVICQHVLNIRVP, from the exons ATGTTTGCCGAAATATTTGTACGAatgtgtcggataagcgaag cctatttcaatccactgctggatacagacctcttccatatgcttccatcgtcttcggtcttggcTCAAGTGGCTCAAG tttcccttcacgtatacaatgtgagaaacgtcgcagagaacgagagagaagaacagcaagctgtagcaacggagcagctgtcgagacaaccgagcatcgacaaggggactccaggaaggcgaagctcaccacaataccggaagagacactggaccaccttcacggaagctgtcgaagaatcattcaccagccagcatgaaCCCAGTGATCTAAATAACTTTGCAATTGGCAGTGTCATCTGTCAACATGTGCTAAACATCAGGGTTCCATAG